GCTCGCGAAAAGGCGTATGCTGTGACTGTATCAGGTATCACCTGAAGAAGCGGCAATTGCCGGCCTGCTGTTTTACCGCCGGACCGGAACGGACCTATGACCGGTCGTTCGAGTATTTTGCGCGGCTGGTCATGGAGAAAAAGCTGTAGGAAGCATGGGGGTATGAGAAGGAGGGGCAATGATGAACGAAGAAAGGACGCAGGTGCACCATCCCCTGATATTCGTCCACGGTGCCTGGCATGGAGCGTGGGCGTGGGAACTCTTCTCGGGATATTTCAGGGGAGAGGGATATGAATGCAGGGTATTTGATTTCCGGGGGCATGGCGCCCGGGTTGGTGAAAGTCTTTCCCCCTTCACGAGTGCGGAGCAGTACGTGGAAGACCTTGAAAAGGTCGCCGCCGAATATGAAGAGCCGATCCTCATCGGCCACAGCATGGGCGGCCTGGTGATACAGAAGTACCTGACCCGTCGGCGGGCACGGGCGGCCGTCCTGATCGCGGCGGTTCCCTTCAATGGAGTGCCGCTTTCCACGATCATGCACCT
This Deltaproteobacteria bacterium DNA region includes the following protein-coding sequences:
- a CDS encoding cytosolic protein, which translates into the protein MECKKEENLVVCNCTYEPCSRKGVCCDCIRYHLKKRQLPACCFTAGPERTYDRSFEYFARLVMEKKL